The Paenibacillus sophorae genome has a segment encoding these proteins:
- a CDS encoding class I SAM-dependent methyltransferase, with translation MPIDFHDHNNQSTYASREAEASWIQTIERNVRLQGKRVLDIGCGGGIYTKALALSGAADVTGMDFSAEMLNGAAENCRDIPNISFAQGNALDTGLKDGQYDIVLERALIHHIRDLSACFQEAYRVMKPGGKFIIQDRTPEDCSLEGSSSHIRGYFFEKYPKLLQQEIQRRYSGIEVIDALRQTGFSLTAEFSYWETRRRYEDFEQLGLDLLGRTGRSLLFELTDNELSELVNFIGQRLVIGQPIQEQDRWTVWIAEK, from the coding sequence ATGCCGATCGACTTTCACGACCACAATAATCAATCGACCTATGCCTCCAGAGAGGCGGAAGCGAGCTGGATTCAAACGATAGAGAGGAATGTCCGGCTTCAAGGAAAGCGGGTATTGGATATAGGCTGCGGCGGAGGGATATACACAAAGGCATTAGCGCTTTCCGGCGCTGCCGATGTGACGGGAATGGATTTTTCGGCTGAAATGCTAAATGGAGCGGCGGAGAATTGCAGGGACATTCCGAACATCAGTTTTGCTCAAGGAAATGCGCTTGATACAGGTCTTAAGGACGGACAGTACGATATTGTGCTGGAGCGCGCGTTGATTCATCATATTAGAGACCTAAGCGCGTGCTTTCAAGAAGCCTATCGGGTAATGAAACCTGGCGGAAAATTCATCATCCAAGACCGGACGCCTGAAGATTGCTCGCTTGAGGGGAGTTCAAGCCATATCCGCGGCTATTTTTTCGAGAAATATCCGAAGCTGCTTCAGCAGGAAATTCAAAGACGCTATTCCGGCATTGAGGTTATTGACGCTTTAAGGCAGACCGGGTTCAGCCTGACCGCCGAGTTTTCATACTGGGAAACCCGTAGAAGATATGAGGACTTTGAACAGCTGGGGCTGGATTTGCTGGGCCGGACGGGAAGATCTCTACTATTTGAGCTGACGGATAATGAGCTCTCGGAGCTGGTGAATTTCATCGGGCAGCGTCTGGTAATCGGCCAACCGATACAAGAACAGGACCGATGGACGGTGTGGATCGCGGAAAAATAA
- a CDS encoding GNAT family N-acetyltransferase yields the protein MISIRKIGREDLPELNGLYEELTGHKSNEAKLASVFESVEYNDNYILLGAFQDDILAGSLMGIICQDFVGECKSFMVIENVVVASRFRRQGVGRVLMQEIERAAREKIVLISFLYRAGSGRRRISSTKS from the coding sequence ATGATTTCTATTAGAAAGATCGGCAGAGAAGATTTGCCAGAGTTAAACGGCTTGTATGAGGAGCTGACGGGACACAAGAGCAATGAGGCCAAGCTGGCCAGCGTATTCGAATCGGTTGAATATAATGACAACTACATTCTGCTGGGCGCTTTTCAAGACGATATACTGGCTGGTTCGCTGATGGGGATCATCTGCCAGGATTTTGTGGGAGAATGCAAGTCTTTTATGGTGATTGAGAATGTCGTTGTTGCCAGCCGTTTCAGAAGACAAGGTGTTGGCAGGGTATTAATGCAGGAGATCGAGCGGGCGGCGCGGGAAAAGATTGTACTTATATCATTTTTGTATCGGGCGGGCAGCGGGCGGAGGCGCATAAGTTCTACGAAGAGTTAG
- a CDS encoding HAD family hydrolase, translated as MIFSHILFDLDGTLTDPKIGITKSVQYALAKFGIVEDNLDRLEPFIGPPLAHSFQEFYGFSEADAWQAVQYYREYFADKGIFENELYSGIPELLSMLIQRQAVLIVATSKPLVFAEKILKHFQLEHFFHAVVGSGLDGTLSDKSEIIKHILEKENLETAGTVMIGDRKHDIIGAHNNGISSIGVLYGYGSAAEMEAIGPTYCIHTVQELYEAFASEGEAAGSL; from the coding sequence TTGATTTTTTCGCATATTTTATTTGATCTGGACGGTACGCTGACAGACCCGAAGATTGGTATAACCAAGTCCGTGCAGTATGCGCTTGCCAAGTTTGGTATTGTCGAAGACAATTTGGATCGATTGGAGCCGTTCATCGGGCCGCCGCTGGCTCATTCGTTTCAGGAGTTTTACGGTTTTTCAGAGGCGGATGCTTGGCAGGCCGTGCAGTATTACCGGGAGTATTTTGCGGACAAGGGTATTTTCGAAAATGAGCTGTATTCCGGCATTCCCGAGCTATTAAGCATGCTCATTCAGCGGCAGGCCGTTCTGATCGTCGCGACTTCCAAGCCGCTTGTGTTCGCCGAGAAGATTTTGAAGCATTTTCAGCTGGAGCACTTTTTCCATGCGGTGGTCGGGAGCGGCCTTGATGGAACATTGTCGGATAAGAGTGAGATCATTAAGCATATCCTGGAAAAAGAGAATCTGGAAACAGCCGGAACCGTGATGATCGGAGACCGGAAGCATGATATTATCGGAGCGCATAACAACGGAATATCGTCGATTGGCGTCTTGTACGGGTACGGCAGCGCGGCTGAGATGGAAGCTATCGGGCCGACCTATTGCATACATACTGTACAGGAACTGTATGAAGCGTTTGCTTCAGAAGGAGAGGCGGCAGGTTCACTATGA
- a CDS encoding histidine phosphatase family protein, translated as MTLFYLIRHGEPDWQINENYRLKGHGRDLAPLTARGIRQVYETSKDQRLRQAELIITSPYTRAMQTSAILSKELSLDIAVEFDLREWQPDLTFEYDTLERLNELVQDYERCGGVYPPGETRIWESKPMLKSRVDSVLRRYAQHEVVIVVGHGMAFRTQVNREDIPCASITEYEIGK; from the coding sequence ATGACCCTATTCTATTTGATTCGTCACGGTGAACCGGATTGGCAGATCAATGAAAATTACAGGCTAAAAGGGCATGGACGGGATTTAGCACCTCTAACCGCACGAGGAATCCGCCAGGTGTATGAAACATCAAAAGATCAACGGTTGCGGCAGGCGGAGCTTATCATCACTTCCCCCTACACCCGGGCGATGCAGACCTCGGCGATTCTATCCAAGGAACTGTCATTGGACATCGCCGTCGAGTTCGACCTCCGGGAATGGCAGCCGGATCTCACATTCGAATATGATACGCTTGAGCGATTAAACGAACTCGTCCAAGACTATGAACGATGCGGCGGGGTGTATCCCCCGGGAGAAACAAGGATTTGGGAATCGAAGCCAATGCTGAAAAGCAGGGTGGACAGCGTCCTGAGAAGATATGCGCAGCATGAGGTTGTTATTGTAGTCGGTCATGGCATGGCTTTTCGGACCCAGGTGAACCGGGAGGATATTCCTTGCGCTTCCATTACGGAGTATGAGATTGGCAAATGA
- a CDS encoding GNAT family N-acetyltransferase encodes MENTELVQVAPEHPDLALLIAQLDHYLFELYPPEEVFLVDFEDPYVNDIYFIVAYLNSRPVGCGAIKKLDEEHVELKRFFVEPEFRNKGIARMIMQRLEEEAANQGYKGIKLETGDQQTEAIGFYKKNGYGEIERFGEYADCRSSLCFEKKL; translated from the coding sequence ATGGAAAATACCGAACTGGTACAGGTGGCGCCGGAGCATCCGGATCTGGCCCTGTTGATTGCACAGCTTGACCACTATCTGTTTGAGCTTTACCCGCCGGAAGAAGTCTTTCTGGTTGATTTCGAAGATCCTTACGTAAATGATATTTATTTTATCGTCGCTTACCTGAACTCCCGCCCAGTCGGATGCGGAGCGATTAAGAAGCTGGACGAAGAGCATGTGGAGCTGAAGCGTTTCTTCGTGGAGCCGGAGTTCCGGAACAAGGGAATCGCCCGGATGATTATGCAGCGGCTGGAAGAGGAGGCGGCAAATCAGGGATATAAGGGAATCAAGCTGGAAACGGGAGATCAGCAGACGGAGGCGATCGGATTCTACAAAAAGAACGGCTACGGCGAGATTGAACGGTTCGGAGAATACGCCGATTGTCGATCCAGCCTGTGTTTTGAGAAGAAATTGTAG
- a CDS encoding CPBP family intramembrane glutamic endopeptidase codes for MERGIHKGKLRGTAFFILLIVIMLVMQQAVNYLSYDYRGPSGYALRMLSKVGYAEPFARMLLWYGVQIGITFVLIKLFLSRPLHELGFNWKNVRAGLRLIGIFLILYPLAYLSLRGLLVYEGIYSPTGELQHQSTAYIITDLLTYGMLPGIGEEPFFRIFVIEYLAVYVFAGLRDRKMKWLLATVSSLLFSLGHVFVFWSPFSLQYNGVQLIHAFLLGYWYCYMYFKTESIAAPVICHNYSDFVYRLASWMLG; via the coding sequence TTGGAGAGAGGCATACATAAAGGGAAATTAAGAGGTACGGCTTTCTTTATTCTGCTGATCGTCATAATGTTGGTTATGCAGCAAGCGGTGAATTATTTATCCTATGATTACAGAGGACCCTCCGGCTATGCGCTCCGTATGCTGTCCAAAGTCGGATATGCGGAACCTTTTGCCCGAATGCTGCTCTGGTACGGGGTTCAAATCGGAATCACCTTCGTCCTGATCAAGCTGTTCCTTTCAAGGCCGCTCCATGAACTGGGTTTCAACTGGAAGAACGTGAGGGCGGGACTGAGGCTAATCGGCATCTTTCTTATTCTGTATCCGCTCGCGTATCTTTCTCTCCGGGGACTGCTGGTATATGAGGGAATTTACTCGCCGACAGGCGAGCTTCAACATCAGAGCACAGCCTATATCATTACGGATTTGCTGACTTACGGAATGCTGCCGGGCATTGGAGAGGAGCCGTTTTTTAGAATATTTGTCATTGAATACTTGGCTGTGTACGTGTTTGCGGGGCTGCGTGACAGAAAGATGAAATGGCTTTTGGCGACGGTTTCAAGTCTCCTTTTTTCACTGGGGCATGTGTTCGTCTTCTGGTCGCCCTTTTCGTTGCAGTATAACGGGGTGCAATTGATTCATGCTTTTCTGCTGGGATATTGGTATTGCTATATGTATTTTAAAACGGAAAGCATCGCCGCACCCGTGATTTGCCATAATTATTCGGATTTTGTCTATCGGCTGGCGTCGTGGATGTTAGGCTAA
- a CDS encoding DUF6886 family protein: MLYHLSEEPGIEIFHPRPSKSFPDLQPVVWAIDHEHAPHYYFPRDCPRVIYSKPKGAAVEDTGSFFEHTSADKIIAVESAWLERIRHTRLYRYTFAEDSFTLFDETAGYYISLEEVSPVNVEPMGDLLSKLLQEPVELRFTPDLHPLRNRIIQSTLDFSIIRFGNAVPSKYY, encoded by the coding sequence ATGTTATATCACTTAAGCGAAGAGCCCGGCATCGAAATCTTTCATCCCCGCCCCTCGAAATCCTTTCCCGATTTACAGCCGGTCGTCTGGGCAATCGACCATGAGCATGCCCCGCATTATTACTTTCCCCGGGACTGCCCCCGGGTGATCTACTCGAAGCCGAAGGGGGCGGCGGTGGAAGACACCGGGAGTTTTTTTGAGCATACAAGCGCAGATAAGATTATTGCCGTAGAGAGTGCCTGGCTGGAACGCATTCGCCATACACGGCTGTACAGATACACTTTTGCGGAAGATTCTTTCACATTATTCGACGAGACGGCAGGGTATTATATTTCGCTGGAAGAGGTCAGTCCCGTAAACGTGGAACCGATGGGCGATTTGTTGTCCAAGCTGCTCCAGGAACCGGTTGAGCTGCGTTTTACACCGGATTTGCATCCTCTGCGGAACCGTATAATTCAATCGACGTTGGATTTTTCAATCATTAGGTTCGGTAATGCCGTACCATCTAAATATTATTAA
- a CDS encoding YdcF family protein translates to MIYVIKFIYSFVLPPGTFVVLLTLLALWLLWKKQRGPAVLLLAVTLLLYLASAPMIANPLMRSLESRYAQPEQVQGDCLVVLGGGATTGTPDIDGKGSLGGSAASRLLTAVRLHRLTGLPVLFSGGQVFADSGNEGDIARRQLLGLGVDERSILIENRSLNTEQNAEFTAALMKEHGLSRPVLVTSAFHMQRAVAEFRQAGMEVQPYPTDYHISAAASAAWYAGKLAPSPGAIETVGTTLKEYLGILAAVIKEKI, encoded by the coding sequence TTGATTTATGTAATCAAATTTATCTACAGCTTCGTGCTGCCCCCAGGAACATTTGTTGTGCTGCTGACGCTGCTGGCATTATGGCTGTTATGGAAAAAACAGCGCGGTCCGGCAGTGCTGCTGCTCGCCGTAACGCTGCTGCTGTATTTGGCGTCGGCGCCGATGATCGCGAACCCGCTGATGCGCAGTCTCGAATCGCGATATGCCCAGCCGGAGCAGGTTCAGGGCGACTGTCTGGTGGTGCTTGGCGGCGGAGCTACGACAGGAACGCCCGACATTGATGGCAAGGGCAGCTTGGGTGGGTCGGCGGCCAGCAGGCTGCTGACCGCGGTCCGGCTGCATCGTCTGACGGGATTGCCGGTGCTGTTCAGCGGCGGGCAGGTTTTTGCCGACAGCGGCAACGAGGGCGATATTGCCCGCAGGCAGCTGCTCGGACTGGGAGTGGATGAACGGAGTATTCTTATCGAGAACCGTTCGCTGAACACAGAGCAGAATGCCGAGTTTACGGCCGCGCTCATGAAGGAACACGGGCTGAGCCGCCCGGTGCTGGTCACTTCGGCCTTCCATATGCAGCGGGCGGTTGCGGAGTTCCGGCAAGCCGGAATGGAGGTCCAGCCATATCCGACCGATTACCATATAAGCGCCGCCGCCTCAGCGGCTTGGTATGCGGGCAAGCTGGCGCCCAGCCCCGGTGCAATTGAAACGGTGGGAACGACGCTGAAGGAATATCTCGGAATATTGGCAGCTGTGATCAAAGAAAAAATATAA
- a CDS encoding phosphotransferase family protein, whose product MTDLRLIGQGRTADIFEYSQGKIIKLYKKDFPAEAINQELVVSGLACSLGIRTPEPFGHTQLDGRDGLIFQRISGVSLLSLFIKKPWTIPKYSKLLANLHAEIHTYEAAELNRRQKQVLCEYIQQAPLLTEQEKEKIIRYTEKLPDGNKLCHGDFHPDNVMFDGGYWIVDWMTGMSGNPAGDAARTVILLSVGSMPDGTPAPIKLFVQFLRNKLKAAYIKEYLRVTGHDYSTIDEWILPAAAARLVEWIPKDEKDELLSIIRARLKTLI is encoded by the coding sequence GTGACTGATTTAAGACTGATTGGGCAAGGCAGAACCGCCGATATATTTGAATACTCGCAAGGAAAGATTATCAAGCTGTACAAAAAGGATTTTCCCGCCGAGGCGATCAATCAGGAGCTTGTGGTCAGCGGGTTGGCCTGTTCACTCGGCATTCGCACGCCGGAGCCTTTTGGACATACACAACTGGACGGCAGGGATGGATTAATATTTCAGCGCATATCGGGCGTTTCTTTGCTTAGTCTATTCATCAAAAAGCCCTGGACCATTCCTAAATATTCAAAATTGCTGGCGAACCTGCACGCTGAAATCCATACTTATGAGGCAGCCGAATTGAACAGGAGACAGAAGCAGGTTCTCTGTGAGTACATACAACAAGCTCCTCTGCTTACTGAACAGGAAAAGGAAAAGATTATCCGCTACACGGAGAAATTGCCTGACGGGAACAAGCTGTGCCACGGCGATTTTCATCCGGATAACGTGATGTTTGACGGGGGTTATTGGATCGTTGACTGGATGACCGGAATGTCGGGAAATCCTGCCGGGGACGCGGCCAGAACGGTTATTTTGCTAAGTGTCGGTTCTATGCCTGACGGTACTCCAGCCCCCATTAAGTTATTTGTTCAATTCCTAAGAAACAAGCTGAAGGCAGCCTACATTAAAGAGTATCTTCGGGTAACCGGGCATGATTATTCAACCATAGACGAGTGGATATTGCCGGCAGCGGCGGCCAGATTAGTCGAATGGATTCCGAAGGATGAGAAAGATGAGTTGTTATCTATCATCAGAGCCAGGTTAAAGACATTGATATAA
- a CDS encoding class I SAM-dependent methyltransferase: MSKSEAFASSIAQYLNYTKMPWGRLFYETAWQQIDRFWTGQGQSILDIGCGFGISSNEYAKRGNKVTGIDLTKSMIEIAQEQGTDAQFINGSFENTDDRLGIYDWVFCHNILEYMEDPKLFINKISGCQKPNGYLSLIAHNPVAKIMKKAIINKDPDSALASMESCKEYSAIIQTDITTFSCEQLSEWLGESGYEMVGRFGIHNLYGYIADNEIKQDEEWHNQMKKLELELGCLSPYREIAIFTHIVATKQI, encoded by the coding sequence TTGAGCAAATCAGAGGCTTTTGCTAGCTCTATCGCGCAATATTTGAACTATACCAAAATGCCTTGGGGGCGGTTGTTCTACGAGACGGCATGGCAGCAAATTGATCGGTTTTGGACCGGGCAGGGACAGTCGATTTTGGATATTGGCTGCGGCTTTGGCATTTCCAGCAATGAATACGCCAAGCGGGGGAACAAGGTTACCGGAATCGATCTGACTAAATCCATGATTGAGATTGCACAAGAACAGGGAACAGATGCTCAATTTATCAACGGTTCATTCGAGAATACGGATGACAGATTGGGGATCTACGATTGGGTGTTCTGCCACAACATTCTGGAGTATATGGAAGACCCGAAGCTTTTCATCAACAAAATCAGCGGCTGTCAAAAGCCAAACGGGTATCTATCCCTGATCGCGCACAATCCGGTGGCCAAAATCATGAAGAAGGCAATCATTAATAAAGACCCGGACTCCGCTCTGGCGAGCATGGAAAGCTGCAAGGAATACAGCGCAATCATTCAGACGGATATTACTACATTTTCTTGTGAACAGCTATCCGAATGGCTCGGTGAATCGGGATATGAAATGGTCGGGCGTTTCGGAATACATAATCTTTATGGATATATAGCGGATAACGAGATCAAACAAGATGAAGAATGGCATAATCAAATGAAGAAGCTGGAGCTTGAGCTTGGATGCCTGAGCCCGTACAGAGAGATTGCAATATTCACTCATATCGTTGCGACAAAGCAAATTTGA
- a CDS encoding VOC family protein — MDNQKITTFLMFSGQAEEAMNFYVSLFERSEILHIQRYGPGEAGAEGSVVHAVFSLNSQQFMCIDSNTPHDFTFTPAISLYVNCETEEEIENLFGKLSERGQVFMPLDKYPFSDKFAWVGDKFGVTWQLNLLGKQQ; from the coding sequence ATGGATAATCAAAAGATCACAACTTTTCTAATGTTTTCCGGACAAGCCGAGGAAGCCATGAACTTCTACGTTTCTTTGTTCGAGCGGTCGGAAATTCTGCATATTCAGCGTTACGGACCTGGCGAGGCAGGAGCGGAAGGAAGCGTGGTGCATGCCGTCTTCTCCCTAAACAGTCAGCAGTTTATGTGCATTGACAGCAATACGCCGCATGACTTTACTTTTACACCGGCCATTTCACTCTATGTCAATTGCGAGACCGAGGAAGAAATCGAGAATCTGTTCGGCAAGCTGTCAGAAAGGGGCCAGGTATTCATGCCTCTGGATAAATACCCTTTCAGCGATAAATTCGCCTGGGTTGGCGATAAATTCGGGGTGACGTGGCAGTTGAATCTGCTGGGGAAACA